The genomic DNA CTCGGTCAGTTTACGTTCTCCAGCTTTAAAATTTGTGCCTTGATCACAAAGTACTTCATAGGGCTTTCCTCTCCGTGCTATCAGACGTCTCAGTGCCAACAAGAACGAGTCGGCATCAAGGCTGGACAGCAGATCTACATGCACAGCCCTTGTGGTCATACATTTGAATATGATGCCCCACCGCTTCTCATGTCTTCTGCCAACTTTGATAATGTAAGGTCCAAAGCAGTCTACTCCAGTAGAGTAGAAAGGTGGTTTGAATAGTCTGAGTCTGGATGGTGGCAAATCAGCCATTTGGGGAGCAACAGGTCTTCCTCTCCATCGTTTGCAGCCAACACAATGTCGCTGATAGCGCCGAACAGCCTCCCTGCCCCGTAGAATCCAGAATCTTCTCCTTATTTCAGCAAATACCCTCTTACCACGGGCTGCATCTTGGGTTCTTCTTCTCTAACTGGAGTGCTTGTCGCCATGTCCTGCAGCATTTCCCAACTCCGGCTCGAAGGACCACAATTGAACTGAAGGGCTTGGTGTATCTGAAAAAAACTGCAGGCATCCGATCAAAGATGTGGCGTCCCTTTATTATCATTCAACTTACAATTCTtgatgcagcaaaacaaaataatcagaaaatatcaaacttaGAACTCCTTTCTGATAATACAGTTGCTACAACTACTGAACTACTGCAAACTATATAAAAACACATGTTCTGCCACATTCTAGAACATTCCCACCCATTAAGGCTCTGATAGGTTGTTGTCGACCATGATTGACAGGCAGACCAGCCAATCACGGTTCAGACAAGCCTACAAGGCGAAGTCCAGCGAAGCTGTGGTAttttccatatatatatatatatatatatatatatatatatatatatgtatatatatatatatatatatatatatatatactgctcaaaaaaataaagggaacactcaaataacacatcctagatctgaatgaaagaaatattctcattgaatactttgttctgtacaaagttccatttgcacaacagcaggtgaaattgattgtcaatcagtgttgctttctaagtggacagtttgatttcacagaagtttgatttacttggagttatattgtgttgtttaagtgttccatttatttttttgagcagtatatatacagACATGCATGCATATGTACACATGTATGTTTTGATCCAACAACATGAGTTAGTTTTTCTTCACTTGAGCGTAGAGATCCTCTGAACGATCAGCAGACCCTTTGACCGAAGCGTACACCGACTCCTGCTGTCCACTGTCCTGCACTGAGACGGCGGAGGCTTCAGGTCTCCTCGGGAGGAAGCTCACTTCACCATAGTGGATTTCTTCATCTGGCTTTCTGTCTGACATTTGAACCTCCGTCTCTGTTTGAGTCTGTGGAAAAATGACATACATGTTTCCCACAGATGCAACCACAAACATAACACATGCAACTCACTACAGAGCTGCACATAAAAGGTGAATATTTACTCACCTGAGTCTGTTGTGGAGTTGGATGTTTGAACTTACACCTGGAAGACATTAGAGATCTGTGAGCATGATTCTGATATATTTCAGGAGACGATGAAAAGACACAAACTGATTTGAGGCAAATATTAGAGGATTAATGGATATATGAAATcaccaaaagaaagaaaagtctgGACAactgttgtttcttttacagagaacaagagagagagaatggcTGTACACAAAAAGGGAAAcaattaacaaacaaaaatgtggtgCTTTTACATCATTAAATATGACAAGTTCTAATTCACATTTAATTCATATCCCTGGTGTCCAACTCAAGCTCCATGTTCAGTGATAATACACAATGACAAAATCCTCAaattttatcaaatatatattctgCGTGAAACAGGTAGTAACTAAATACTAACACTGACTGAACTTAAACATGTTCATCATGAATTCATCTAAAACACATCAATTGATGAGACTCACCAAACACAGATCACCAGGCAGATGAGCAAAATGGCAATGATTGATGCAAGAAGTGCAATCCATAATGGAAATgctgcaataaaagaaaaaactagaTGAGTCCAAGGAAAGAAATTGGGATTATAAAAGAGGAAGTGCAAGTTATATAGAGTTTTGTTGCAGAGAATTTTggagaaatgtaataaatggtttctattgaatatattttaataccAGCTTTGAATTACCTTTATTGGTAACTAGGATCAAGGGTGATCTGGTTTGACCCAGATCATTTGTGGCCACACAGTAATACTCTTCTCCCTCGGTGGCATTGAAGCTATAAACTGGCCCCACAGACACATTAGTGGCTCCATCTTTGTTGTTCcagaaccaggtgaagctgggTGGAGGTTTGGCTCTGCTGGAGCAGCTCAGCTCCACCCAGCTACCTGCTGACACCAAAcctgatggactgatggatgctgAGGTGTTTCTAGGAGCATCTGAGGAAAATGAGACACATATGAACTTTATTGATCAGAAACAGCTGAACCATGACCTGCTGACAGGATCACTTACATGAAACACTGAGAGTCACTTTAGTCTTTGCTGTCTTGATTCCTCCATTCACAGGATATCTGGCAGAACATCTGATGTTGTATCCATCATGTGTGTCTGACAGAGTGATGTTCTCCTGGATTTTAGTTGTAAAggtttcatctgtgtttttctctgtttgtctgagAGAGTCTTGTTGGAGATTCCAGGTGAGTTCAGGAGGTGATTGTGGACACGGAGTGAAAGCTGAGCAGGTTACAGTGACAGACTGATGCTCCTTCAGATTTGTCAGATCAGGTTCAATTCTGGGTTTCTCAGGAGAATCTataatttcacattaaaacataaataaattagcataaCACAATAAATATTATGTTGAATACTTTATAgattaaaactgcaaaacaacaatTATTGAATGAAGTAATGAGCATGTgatgaaagatttatttttctaagcaGAGAAATGTCATGTCATTTTGTGCTTTCTTGTGTCCCATCattatgtgttaaaatgttgcTAACAACTTActaagtaaaacatttattaattaattttttttagataattgCCCAGGAATCACCCTATTACTGTACAGTTTACAGCctccatgttatttttttaataatttttttttgtatgtttcctAAAACTCATGAGTTACTAAACAACTGACTGGTGATCAATTTCTATATATGTCTTAAGACAAAACATTGCACACAAGTATTTAATATGTCAAACTTTGTATCTTGATAATAAAGAGCATGGACTGAGTACATATTTAGGACTCCAACAATTTATGTCATACCATGCTTTGTGTCAGAAATGAATGTACTTAGGGGAAGGAAATAACTATGGACTAACTCACTATGTTTATCATGTTTGACATCATTCTAAAGTATATAAGTAGGATCTGAATTTTAGAtgaagggctgcacagtggcgtaGTTGGTAGAggtgttgccttgcagcaagacgTTCTTGGGTTCGCTTCCCttcccggggtctttctgcatggagtttttGCATGTTCTCACTGTACATGCATGTTGTCTCTCTGGgaactctggcttcctcccacaatccTCCTAACATGACTCTAAGggtaattggtctctctaaattctccctaggtgtcaGCATGGTTGTtagtcctgtctgtttctgtgacTACGACtgggcgacctgtccagggtgaccccgccttttgcttggaacgttagctggagataggcaccagcaccactcctgacccctctaagggacaagggtgtacagaaaatggatggatggatgaatgttaTATCATTGTCCTTTGCCAGCCTGCAGTGACCCTTGCTTGACCTGTGACCACCTGCCCAAAATGTTCCTGAGAGAAATCAGCTCACTCACATTTCCTTAATCAgaatcaaactgtttttaaaagttttttttaaagtttaagaaACTGTAACACAAAACTATTGGATGGAAAAtctatttgaaaacaaaatttggtttgtttttgttttactaaaaacaaactgaacaagCTTCTTTTATTTAAGGCATCTTTTCCAATCTgattaagcatttatttatacattaatATTTACTGCGGAGTAAATTCAAAATGGAT from Xiphophorus couchianus chromosome 21, X_couchianus-1.0, whole genome shotgun sequence includes the following:
- the LOC114136514 gene encoding sialic acid-binding Ig-like lectin 14, with translation MKDYHSLSENMLTVNMLLSVFFLSGGFADHCQSRTPSFLITTPKSIVALSGSCLQVPCSFTVKEAENDFNSGKQTSAAWIPSTKSIFDISQGFNNHQINITGNIKQKNCTTVFSDINTTQETEYFLRIETDKYRGSGCSTPLKITVQDSPEKPRIEPDLTNLKEHQSVTVTCSAFTPCPQSPPELTWNLQQDSLRQTEKNTDETFTTKIQENITLSDTHDGYNIRCSARYPVNGGIKTAKTKVTLSVSYAPRNTSASISPSGLVSAGSWVELSCSSRAKPPPSFTWFWNNKDGATNVSVGPVYSFNATEGEEYYCVATNDLGQTRSPLILVTNKAFPLWIALLASIIAILLICLVICVWCKFKHPTPQQTQTQTETEVQMSDRKPDEEIHYGEVSFLPRRPEASAVSVQDSGQQESVYASVKGSADRSEDLYAQVKKN